The window AGGCCGGTCATCGTCTTGGCAGCTGCGGCGTATTCCTTGGCATTCAGCTGCGACCAGCCTTTGCCGTAGATCGCGTAGGGAACAAAGCTCGAATCAGGCCACTTGGTGATGACCGTGTCGTAGAGCGAAGCCGATGTTTTGTAGTCTTCTTCCTCGAACGAAATCTCGCCGAGGCGGAAATTGGCCTGGTCGAGCTTGGCGCTCTCGGGGAAGTCCTTCAGCAGTTGATTGAGGGTCTTCTTGGCTTCGGCGACTTTCTTTTCTTTCCGCTGAGCCCGCGCGAGAGTCAGTAGCGACTCTTCGGCGAACTGCGATTTGGGGCTGGCCGAGAGACTGTCCGCCAGGGCCTTTTCGGCCTCGGGAAACTTGTCGAGCGAGGCCTGGCTCACACCGATGTAGTAGTTGGCTTCGGCTTTGGCTTCGGGCGATTTCAGGTCCTTCAGCGCGGCTTGCAGCGCGGTGACGGTCTCGGCGTATTTCTTCTGCAGATAAAGCGTCACACCCCAGCGCAACCGCCAAACATCGATTTCGCCGTGCGTCGGATGATCCTTCACGAGCTGAGCAAACTTGGTTTCCGCCGCAGGATAATCCTTGAGCTGCAAGGCACACTCGGCGGCCACGTATTGCGTGTCGGGCAGCAACTTGTCCTTGGCATAAGCCTTCGCAAAGTCGGCAGCGAGCGTTTTGCCCTGTTCGTAGTCTTTCAACTCTAGCGCGGTGAAGGCGGCGTCATAAAGTGCCTTGGGCGCGATGTCGTGATCGGGATGATCCTTGACGAGCTTGGCATAAGCGGCGAGGGCTTCCTTATTTTTGCCAGCGGCGAGGAGGGCGTCTCCTTCGTCGTCTTTCAGGTTCACCAGGAAGGGGCTGTCCTTGGCCGCGGCGGCGATTTGCTTGCTGGCGACTTCGACGGCTTTGTCGTTTTGTTTTTGGCGGAGATAAATAGTGCACAGCCAGTGAGCCGCTTCGGTGGCTTGGTTGCCGCCGGCTTCGAGGGCTTTTTGCAGAGACTTGGCCGATTCGTCGTACTTTTCGGCCCGCAGAAAATAGCGGCCGGCCTGCAGCGCGGCATCGGCGGCGAGCGGACTCTTGCCGTAATCGGCGGCGACCACTGCATAGGCAGCGCCCGCTTCGGCCAGCTTGTTGTTGCGCCCCAGGATGGCCGCTTTGCGAACCGCGACTTCGGCGGCGTTGGCGTTGTCGGCAAATTCCTTCAAAAACGCATCGGCAGCCGTCACGGCATCGGGATACTTATCGGCTTCTTCCAAAGTGGCTGCCGCCGCGTACATCGCATCGGCCCGACGGGCGGATTTTGGATAGTCCTTATTCAGCTTGTCGTAAGCGGCAACGGCCTCGACCTTTTTACCCGCCGCGTACAGAGCTTCTCCTTGATAATAGAGCGCCTCTTCGGCGTACTTGCTCTTGGGGAACTGCTTCACCAGGTCGGCGAAGTTGGCGGCGGCCTTTTCGTTCAATCCCTCTTTGCCGGCGCCGGCCTGCGAAAACTGCGACGAGGCCAGGTTGTACAGCGTCTCTTCCAGCAGGTCGAACTTCGGGTGATTTTTGACAACCGCTTCGAACGCTTCCGACGCCTTATCAAATTGCTTCAGCTGCAGACGACAAACGCCCAGGTAGTGCTGTGCCTTGGCCGCGAGCGGATCCTTGGCGTAATCCTTGAGAAACTTTTCCCATTCCTCGGCAGCGCCGTCGAACGCGCCGTTGTTTTGAAAATTGGCTGCGTCCGAAAAGGCTGCCTTGGCCGCCTCGGACGATTCTGCCTTGTCTTGGCCCCAGGCCGTGACTGTCGACAGAACCAGCACGATGCCAATGACTGGCATGAAAAACTGCCGCATGATTGCTCTTCCGCTGTTGATTGATCTGGCAAATCCGCCGGCCAGGCAAGCA is drawn from Anatilimnocola floriformis and contains these coding sequences:
- a CDS encoding tetratricopeptide repeat protein gives rise to the protein MRQFFMPVIGIVLVLSTVTAWGQDKAESSEAAKAAFSDAANFQNNGAFDGAAEEWEKFLKDYAKDPLAAKAQHYLGVCRLQLKQFDKASEAFEAVVKNHPKFDLLEETLYNLASSQFSQAGAGKEGLNEKAAANFADLVKQFPKSKYAEEALYYQGEALYAAGKKVEAVAAYDKLNKDYPKSARRADAMYAAAATLEEADKYPDAVTAADAFLKEFADNANAAEVAVRKAAILGRNNKLAEAGAAYAVVAADYGKSPLAADAALQAGRYFLRAEKYDESAKSLQKALEAGGNQATEAAHWLCTIYLRQKQNDKAVEVASKQIAAAAKDSPFLVNLKDDEGDALLAAGKNKEALAAYAKLVKDHPDHDIAPKALYDAAFTALELKDYEQGKTLAADFAKAYAKDKLLPDTQYVAAECALQLKDYPAAETKFAQLVKDHPTHGEIDVWRLRWGVTLYLQKKYAETVTALQAALKDLKSPEAKAEANYYIGVSQASLDKFPEAEKALADSLSASPKSQFAEESLLTLARAQRKEKKVAEAKKTLNQLLKDFPESAKLDQANFRLGEISFEEEDYKTSASLYDTVITKWPDSSFVPYAIYGKGWSQLNAKEYAAAAKTMTGLIAQHKDHALVADAQYARGMARRLSDDSKGAIEDIDAYLKTNPEGNAKADALYERGLAEVALKDNAAAEKTFAGLLKDFPKYVRSDSAVNELAWAMKLQKKDAEASALFAQLAKEHPTSAFAPEANFQIGEELYDKKEYADAVKSYTAAVAGKPASVLLEKANHKLGWANYQLKQYDAAAAAFGAQIKDSPTGPFAGDASFMKAESLFKQGTFKEALAAFQAASKEKLSSPKMDQLLLLHAGQSASQLKQWKESLDFLSQIATKYPDSTSIPEALYESGYAKEKLGQTDDALKDYEAAATKSRDHIGARARFMMGEVHFGKKAFDTAIREFQRSMFGFGGDNATPETKNWQAKSGFEAGRCAEVQISDAKDPAAKAKLIADAKRFYSFVVEKHAQHELAADAKKRLDVLNKL